In the genome of Nocardioides sp. NBC_00368, the window TCGGGATGGGCATGGGCGGCACCGCGCTGTCGGCCTTCTTCACGCCGCGGTTCGTCGAGTGGTTCGGCTACACCACGACCCACGTGATCATCACGATCGCCCTGGTCGCCTCGGCGGTGCTGATGTGGTTCACGCTCGCGGACGCGCCCACCTGGCGCCCCAACACCGACCCGGTGCTCCCGAAGCTGGTCGCGGCCCTCAAGCTTCCGGTGACCTGGCAGATGTCGTTCCTGTACGCCGTGGCCTTCGGCGGCTTCGTGGCGTTCTCCACCTATCTGCCGACCTTCCTCAAGGACGTCTACGACTTCGACCTCACCGCGGCGGGCACCCGCACCGCCGGGTTCGCCGTCGCGGCGGTGTTGTGCCGCCCGCTCGGCGGTGTCCTGTCCGACAAGGTCGGGCCCCGTACGATCGCCTCGGTCTCCTTCGGCGGCGCGGCCGTCCTCGCGGTGCTCATGTCCCTGACGCCACCGCTCGAGGTCCCCGCCGGTGCGGTGTTCGTGCTCATGGCCGCCTTCCTGGGCCTCGGGACCGGCGCCGTCTTCACCTGGGTGGCCCAGCTGGCTCCGCCGGCCCGGGTGGGGTCGGTCACCGGACTGGTCGGCGCGGCCGGAGGGCTCGGTGGGTTCTTCCCTCCGCTGGTGATGGGGGCGACCTACGACGCCGCCTCGCACTCCTACACGACCGGGCTGCTGTTGTTGTGCGTCGTGGCGGCGATCGCCCTGGCCTACACGCTGTTCGGGATCCGGAGGCGGGCGGGAGCGGCCATTTCGTAGACCCCCGGAGACAGGCTCGCCTTAGTTAGGCTAGCCTCACCTCATGCCCCCTGCGCTCTCCGGTCACGACCTGGTTCTCGGCTACGCCCGCGCCACCGTCGTCCATGGAGTCTCGATCGGCCTCGAGTCGGGCCGGGTCACCGCTCTCATCGGCCCGAACGGCTCGGGAAAGTCGACCGTGCTCCGCTCCCTCGCCCGGTTGCACCGGGTGACCTCGGGATCGGTCTCGCTCGACGGCGACGACAGCGCCCCGCTGGGCGCGCGGGACTTCGCGCGCCGGGTGACGCTGCTGTCCCAGTCGCGTCCGCACCCCTCCGGTCTGACCGTGCGCGACATCGTCGGGTTCGGCCGTCACCCCCACCGCCGGCGCTTCGCCGCCCTCACCGAGGACGACCTGGCGAGCATCGACCGGGCGCTGGAGCTGACCGGCACCGCGCGGATGGCGGACCGGCCCGTCGACCAGCTCTCCGGTGGCGAGCTGCAGCGTGTGTGGCTGGCCAGCTGCCTGGCCCAGGACACCGGCGTGCTGCTGCTCGACGAGCCCACCAACCACCTCGACCTGCGCTACCAGGTCGAGATCTTGGACCTGGTCCGCGACCTCGCGGACCACCACGGGACGGCCATCGGCGTCGTCCTGCACGACCTGAACCAGACCGCCGCCGTGGCGGACCAGGTCGTACTGCTGCACCACGGCGTTGTGCACGCCACCGGCGAACCCGCTGACGTGCTCACCGCCGAACACCTCTCTGAGGTGTACGGACTCCCGATCGAGGTGACCTCCGATCTGGAGACCGGGCGCGTCCGGGTCGAGCCACGCGGCAGGCATCACGCCCGGCGCTGACGCCGGCGGACACGAAGAGGAAGACATGATTCGACGTACGACGACGGCTGCCCTGACGACGGCTTGCGCGGCCCTGCTGCTCGCCGCCTGCGGCCAGACCACCACCGCCGCCGAGACCGAGCCGTCCGAGAAGAAGGCCTCCGCCGGCTGCGAGGGGGTCGAGACCTCGACCGGCGCGGTCAGCCTGACCGACTCCTTCGGCAACAAGGTCGAGCTCGACAAGCCGGCCGAGCGGGTCGCCGTCCTCGAGTGGCAGCAGACCGAGGACCTTCTCAGCCTGTGCGTGGACCCGGTCGCCGTGGCCGACGCCAAGGGTTACCGCACCTGGGACACCGCCGAGGAGCTCGGCGAGGACGTCACCGATGTCGGCACCCGGGGCGAGCCGAACCTGGAGACCCTCTTCGGCACCGACCCCGACCTGATCGTCGTCGAGGCCTACACCGCCGAGGACGAGATCCTCAAGCAGCTCGCCAAGTACGACGTCCCCGTCCTGGCCACCAAGGGCGCCGACGCCAAGGACCCGGTCGCCAACATGGTGACGACCTTCGAGATGATCGCCGAGGCCACCGGCCGCGAGGCGCAGGCCGAGGCCGTCGTCGGTGACTTCGAGGACAAGCTCGCCGACTCCAAGAAGGCCGTCGCCGAGGCCGACGCCGCAGGCACCGAGTTCGTCTACTTCGACGGCTGGATCGACGGCGCCAACGTCGCGATCCGCCCGTTCGGCCAGGGCTCGCTCATCGGTGAGCTCGGCGAGGAGATCGGGCTGAAGAACGCCTGGACGGGCGAGGTCGACCCTGCGTACGGCCTCGGGCAGACCGACATCGAGGGTATGACCACGCTCGGCGACGCCACCTTCTTCCACACCGGCACCGTCGACCCCGCCGGCGACATCAACGCCGAGCTCGCCAAGAACAACGTCTGGAAGTCGATCCCCGCCGTCAGCGAGGGCCGCACCCACGCGTTCCCCGAGGGCATCTGGACCTTCGGTGGCCCGCGGTCCGCCGAGCAGGTCCTGGACGCGTACGTCGACCTGCTCAGCAAGTGACCGATGCCGTCAAAGCCCCGCGGGCAGGTGCCGGAGGTGCCAGTGTCGTCCTCCTGTGCCTGCTCGCCGGGCTGCTGCTGACCGCCGGCTGGCATCTCACCCAGGGCACCTCGGGCGTCGGCCCCGCAGACTTCCTCGACGCGCTGCTCGGACGTGAGCAGTCGCACGGCGCCACCGCGTCGACGATGGAGATCATCACCGGCTCGCGGATCCCCCGGCTCGCCGCGGGTATCGCGGTCGGGTTCGCCCTGGGCGTCGCCGGCGCGCTCCTGCAGTCGCTCGCCCGCAACGCCATGGCGGCTCCCGACACCCTCGCGGTGACCGGCGGCGCCTACTTCGCGGTCACGCTGGTCGCCGCCTTCGGCCTCTCCGTCCCGTTGTGGGCCTCCGGCATCACGGCCTTCCTCGGTGGTCTCGTTGCCGCCGGCATCGTCCTCGCCCTGGCCGGGGGCGCCGGTACGTCGACGACCCGGCTGATCCTGGCCGGGTCGGCCGTCGCGCTCGCCCTCCAGGCCGCCACCTCGACGCTGCTCATCCTCTACTCCGAGGAGACCACGAGCCTGTTCGCCTGGGGCAGCGGGTCGCTGAGCCAGCTCGGGCTGCGGGCGTTCTGGCAGGTGGCGCCGGTGGTGCTGGTGGCGACGGTCTGCGGTCTGCTGCTGGCCCGCCGCCTCGACCTGCTCTCCGCCGGCGACGACGCCGCCTCGGTGCTCGGGGTCCCGGTCCGCTCGACCCGTGCGATCGGGACCGTGCTCGCGGTGCTG includes:
- a CDS encoding MFS transporter; this encodes MTTQTASTKTQSGQLRNLLLATWAFTISFWAWNMIAPLGVRYTGDLALSAGEKSILVATPVLVGSVGRILAGALADRYGGRTMFPVLMLAAAPFVLLVALAGNIGSFALLLVFGFFLGIAGTTFAVGIPFANAWYQQSRRGFATGVFGMGMGGTALSAFFTPRFVEWFGYTTTHVIITIALVASAVLMWFTLADAPTWRPNTDPVLPKLVAALKLPVTWQMSFLYAVAFGGFVAFSTYLPTFLKDVYDFDLTAAGTRTAGFAVAAVLCRPLGGVLSDKVGPRTIASVSFGGAAVLAVLMSLTPPLEVPAGAVFVLMAAFLGLGTGAVFTWVAQLAPPARVGSVTGLVGAAGGLGGFFPPLVMGATYDAASHSYTTGLLLLCVVAAIALAYTLFGIRRRAGAAIS
- a CDS encoding ABC transporter ATP-binding protein — its product is MPPALSGHDLVLGYARATVVHGVSIGLESGRVTALIGPNGSGKSTVLRSLARLHRVTSGSVSLDGDDSAPLGARDFARRVTLLSQSRPHPSGLTVRDIVGFGRHPHRRRFAALTEDDLASIDRALELTGTARMADRPVDQLSGGELQRVWLASCLAQDTGVLLLDEPTNHLDLRYQVEILDLVRDLADHHGTAIGVVLHDLNQTAAVADQVVLLHHGVVHATGEPADVLTAEHLSEVYGLPIEVTSDLETGRVRVEPRGRHHARR
- a CDS encoding iron-siderophore ABC transporter substrate-binding protein, giving the protein MIRRTTTAALTTACAALLLAACGQTTTAAETEPSEKKASAGCEGVETSTGAVSLTDSFGNKVELDKPAERVAVLEWQQTEDLLSLCVDPVAVADAKGYRTWDTAEELGEDVTDVGTRGEPNLETLFGTDPDLIVVEAYTAEDEILKQLAKYDVPVLATKGADAKDPVANMVTTFEMIAEATGREAQAEAVVGDFEDKLADSKKAVAEADAAGTEFVYFDGWIDGANVAIRPFGQGSLIGELGEEIGLKNAWTGEVDPAYGLGQTDIEGMTTLGDATFFHTGTVDPAGDINAELAKNNVWKSIPAVSEGRTHAFPEGIWTFGGPRSAEQVLDAYVDLLSK